One genomic window of Stigmatella ashevillena includes the following:
- a CDS encoding MBL fold metallo-hydrolase yields MRLTLHRGVSLAVLASARTEAEHHEDLGCSIQGPTSRPVRRAHAALKRQLAVLGPARALQEARSLVRWLEETPRYAALCEDGKRRRGRRTLRQEVLFPDARRHRPRVLHLRQEQLGLDVPVAPGEWPVFSEFLAALSRGATRAELRALSAAPAVGALLSDMASAGWLVRHEGPVEVPSPGALFVGHNTVLVAGRQARILVDPYFRPSSGVDVPGYSPMQPGDLGPVDAVLITHSHGDHFHLGSLVRLPRDTRIFVPAVARESLFSTDCVLRLEQLGFTRVEPLRWGEERQVGDLTVRALPFHGEQPTDAQGLYPGLFNEGNTWLVRAPGFSTAFFADAGHDVRGDMREVCRRVREEGPVDVLFCGVRGFRLKPLFFGFSTLDAFLVDVPLDALTRPQQLMAGPEEALEFGALLGARYVVPCADGGAPWYWREGMGPRYPGYPGEPVAGASTLDENPDADPYPERLAQVRQEQGEGPRALLMRPGEAWRWRGRKAPEEVRLPGFLWPFGGPQEFKIE; encoded by the coding sequence GTGAGGCTCACCCTCCATCGTGGCGTCAGTCTGGCGGTGCTCGCCTCGGCTCGGACTGAGGCCGAGCACCATGAAGACCTGGGGTGCAGCATCCAGGGTCCCACCTCGCGGCCCGTGCGCAGGGCCCACGCCGCGCTGAAGCGGCAACTCGCGGTGCTGGGGCCCGCGCGGGCGCTCCAGGAGGCCCGTTCCCTGGTTCGGTGGCTGGAGGAGACCCCGCGCTACGCCGCGCTCTGTGAGGACGGGAAGCGGCGGCGGGGCCGGCGCACGCTGCGGCAGGAGGTGCTGTTCCCGGATGCCCGGCGTCACCGTCCCCGGGTGCTCCACCTGCGCCAGGAGCAACTCGGGCTCGATGTCCCCGTGGCCCCGGGCGAGTGGCCCGTGTTCTCGGAGTTCCTGGCCGCCCTCTCACGAGGAGCCACCCGGGCCGAGCTTCGTGCCCTCTCGGCGGCGCCCGCGGTGGGAGCCCTGCTCTCGGACATGGCGTCGGCGGGGTGGCTCGTCCGTCACGAGGGCCCCGTGGAGGTTCCCTCTCCCGGGGCGCTCTTCGTGGGCCACAACACCGTGCTCGTGGCGGGGCGGCAGGCGCGCATCCTGGTGGACCCGTACTTCCGGCCCTCGAGCGGGGTGGACGTGCCCGGGTATTCGCCCATGCAGCCGGGGGACCTGGGGCCCGTGGACGCGGTGCTCATCACCCACTCGCACGGGGACCACTTCCACCTGGGCTCCCTGGTGCGGCTGCCCCGGGACACCCGCATCTTCGTGCCGGCGGTGGCGCGAGAGAGCCTCTTCTCCACGGACTGTGTGCTGCGGTTGGAGCAGCTGGGCTTCACGCGCGTGGAGCCCCTGCGCTGGGGTGAGGAGCGGCAGGTGGGAGACCTCACCGTGCGCGCCTTGCCCTTCCATGGAGAGCAGCCCACCGATGCCCAGGGGCTCTATCCAGGCCTCTTCAACGAGGGGAACACCTGGCTGGTGCGGGCGCCCGGTTTCTCGACGGCCTTCTTCGCGGATGCGGGGCACGACGTGCGAGGCGACATGCGGGAGGTCTGCCGCCGCGTGCGCGAGGAAGGGCCCGTGGATGTGCTGTTCTGCGGCGTGCGGGGCTTCCGGCTCAAGCCGCTCTTCTTCGGGTTCTCCACGCTGGATGCCTTTCTCGTCGATGTGCCCCTGGACGCCCTCACCCGGCCGCAGCAGCTCATGGCCGGGCCGGAGGAGGCGCTGGAGTTCGGGGCGCTGCTCGGTGCCCGCTATGTCGTTCCCTGCGCGGATGGCGGGGCCCCGTGGTACTGGCGCGAGGGCATGGGGCCGCGCTACCCGGGGTATCCCGGCGAGCCTGTCGCGGGGGCCAGCACCCTGGATGAGAACCCGGATGCGGATCCTTATCCGGAGCGGCTGGCGCAGGTGCGCCAGGAGCAAGGCGAGGGCCCCCGGGCGTTGCTGATGCGCCCGGGCGAGGCCTGGCGCTGGCGGGGACGGAAGGCGCCCGAGGAGGTCCGGCTGCCCGGGTTCCTCTGGCCGTTCGGCGGCCCTCAGGAGTTCAAGATCGAATAG
- a CDS encoding methyltransferase: MDPTPPPNPSQQLLEHISSYWISQIIGVVARLRLSDLLASGPLSSDALAPRVGANPDGLYRLMRAGVVAGLFTEVPPRTFTLTPLGACLRSEVPGSMRDMAIMMTAPGHWRPWGELFTAVQTGRSTALAALGANIWEHYEKNPEEALHFDRAMGSYSSFVATEVARLHDFSPYARVADVGGSQGVLLAAVLRVYPSCRGILFDLPHVIDGARAQVEAEGLSQRMDLVAGSFFEPVIPAAEAYLLKHILHDWDDASSTAILRQIHRAALPGARLIVVEMVMPDSGEPSRTALMDLNMFVLADGRERTAREYEALLASTGWALERITSSPSGVSLIEARKPKTV; this comes from the coding sequence ATGGACCCGACACCTCCGCCGAATCCCTCGCAGCAGCTCCTGGAGCACATCTCCAGCTACTGGATTTCCCAGATCATCGGTGTGGTCGCGCGACTTCGCCTCTCGGACTTGCTGGCAAGCGGTCCTCTTTCGAGCGATGCGCTGGCGCCGCGGGTAGGCGCCAACCCGGATGGGCTGTACCGCCTGATGCGCGCGGGGGTGGTCGCGGGCCTCTTCACGGAGGTGCCTCCCCGCACGTTCACGCTTACCCCTCTGGGGGCCTGCCTCCGTTCGGAGGTGCCCGGCTCGATGCGTGACATGGCCATCATGATGACCGCCCCAGGCCATTGGCGGCCCTGGGGAGAGCTCTTCACTGCCGTGCAGACAGGGCGCTCCACGGCACTCGCGGCGCTGGGGGCCAACATCTGGGAGCACTACGAGAAGAACCCGGAGGAGGCTTTGCACTTCGACCGTGCGATGGGCAGCTACTCCAGCTTCGTCGCCACGGAAGTGGCACGCCTCCACGACTTCTCACCTTATGCCCGCGTGGCCGATGTGGGGGGCAGCCAGGGCGTGTTGCTCGCCGCCGTGCTCCGTGTCTACCCCTCCTGCCGAGGCATCCTCTTCGATCTACCGCATGTCATCGACGGAGCCCGGGCCCAGGTGGAGGCGGAGGGGCTGAGCCAGCGGATGGACCTGGTGGCGGGGAGCTTCTTCGAGCCAGTCATTCCCGCCGCGGAGGCCTACCTCCTCAAGCACATCCTTCATGATTGGGACGACGCCTCATCCACCGCCATTCTCCGGCAGATTCATCGCGCCGCACTGCCGGGAGCCCGGCTGATCGTGGTGGAGATGGTGATGCCGGACAGCGGGGAGCCTTCGCGCACGGCCCTCATGGACCTCAACATGTTCGTGCTCGCGGATGGACGCGAGCGCACGGCCCGCGAGTACGAGGCGCTGCTCGCCAGCACCGGCTGGGCGTTGGAGCGCATCACTTCCTCCCCGAGCGGCGTGAGCCTCATCGAGGCACGCAAGCCCAAGACGGTGTAG
- a CDS encoding HAL/PAL/TAL family ammonia-lyase: MSQTVLYVIIAAMFLRAAPARADVTLDGKSATPEAIAAIAQGQPVKIAPEAFKRIEQAHRVLLQAAAEGQTIYGLTVGVGLNKDRAMVDAQGKLTEEVIEASRRFQVGLIRAHSGSVGPDMDVRTVRATMAARLNTMLVGGAGVQPEVIDAYVQFLNRGIAPVIPTGGSLGEADITIISHVGLAMLGEGEVYYKGQKTSAAKALQAAGVKPVKLFGKDALAILSSNAYSAGMAALALNDLSHLITVNKLVYVLSLQAINGNVSPLLEDTLALRPFPQTVRAGAELRELLSGSSLWNQDATRRLQDPLSFRDSVYVLGEVTRTYDEARGLLNIQLNSSDDNPGVAVNVTPKSQRWQEKKSYVVANTAGAVLPSANFEPLPWVLAFEQLGIALAHNSLTSAQRIIKLDDPNITGLERYLGTEKTVHAFGAMEKPVVALALENKVLATPVSTEFLPVAGGIEDIATNAPDVVKRVQKQIDNSYALLGIESIHSAQAIDLRRASRKEFTLAPATAKLYDAVRRKVAFLDEDRPLTPDFRAAAEVLRNHHN; encoded by the coding sequence ATGTCCCAAACAGTGCTGTACGTGATCATCGCAGCAATGTTCCTACGCGCGGCGCCGGCCCGGGCTGATGTGACGCTTGATGGCAAATCGGCCACTCCCGAAGCGATCGCCGCCATCGCGCAAGGCCAACCCGTGAAGATCGCCCCCGAGGCATTCAAGCGCATCGAGCAGGCGCACCGGGTGCTGCTGCAGGCCGCGGCCGAAGGCCAGACCATCTACGGCCTGACCGTGGGCGTGGGCTTGAACAAGGACCGGGCCATGGTCGACGCGCAGGGCAAGCTTACCGAGGAAGTCATCGAGGCGTCGCGGCGCTTCCAGGTCGGGCTCATCCGCGCGCACTCCGGCAGTGTCGGTCCCGATATGGATGTCCGGACGGTGCGGGCGACGATGGCGGCCAGGCTCAACACCATGCTGGTCGGTGGGGCGGGCGTTCAACCGGAGGTCATCGACGCCTACGTGCAGTTCTTGAATCGAGGCATCGCGCCGGTCATTCCGACGGGCGGATCCCTGGGCGAAGCCGATATCACCATCATCAGCCATGTCGGGCTCGCGATGCTCGGTGAGGGCGAGGTCTATTACAAAGGCCAGAAGACCTCCGCGGCGAAGGCGCTCCAGGCCGCGGGCGTGAAGCCGGTGAAGCTGTTCGGCAAGGACGCCCTCGCGATCCTGAGTTCGAACGCGTATTCGGCGGGCATGGCGGCGCTCGCGCTCAACGACCTGTCGCACCTCATCACCGTGAACAAGCTGGTGTACGTGCTCAGTCTGCAGGCGATCAACGGCAACGTGTCGCCCCTGCTCGAGGACACGCTGGCGCTGCGCCCCTTTCCCCAAACGGTCCGCGCGGGAGCAGAGCTGCGGGAGCTGCTCTCCGGCTCGAGCCTGTGGAACCAGGATGCCACGCGCCGGCTTCAGGACCCGCTCAGCTTCCGCGACAGCGTCTATGTGCTGGGCGAAGTGACCCGCACGTACGACGAGGCACGCGGCCTGCTCAACATCCAGTTGAACTCCTCCGACGACAACCCGGGCGTGGCGGTGAACGTGACGCCGAAGTCGCAGCGCTGGCAGGAGAAGAAAAGCTACGTGGTGGCGAATACGGCGGGCGCGGTGCTGCCCAGTGCCAACTTCGAGCCGCTGCCCTGGGTCCTCGCCTTCGAGCAGCTGGGCATCGCGCTGGCGCACAACTCGCTCACCTCCGCGCAGCGCATCATCAAATTGGACGACCCCAACATCACCGGCCTGGAGCGCTATCTCGGGACCGAGAAGACCGTGCATGCGTTCGGCGCGATGGAGAAGCCGGTGGTGGCCCTGGCGCTGGAGAACAAGGTGCTGGCGACCCCCGTGTCCACCGAGTTCTTGCCCGTGGCGGGTGGGATCGAAGACATCGCGACGAACGCGCCCGATGTCGTGAAGCGCGTCCAGAAGCAGATCGACAACAGCTACGCGCTGCTCGGAATCGAGTCCATTCACAGCGCCCAGGCCATTGACCTGCGCCGTGCGAGCCGCAAGGAGTTCACGCTCGCGCCCGCGACCGCGAAGCTCTACGACGCGGTACGGCGCAAGGTCGCGTTCCTCGACGAGGATCGTCCGTTGACACCAGACTTCCGCGCGGCCGCCGAGGTCCTGCGGAACCACCACAATTAG
- a CDS encoding imm11 family protein: protein MTQRFYRLADDVNVPRRWHLDTPVDSQGQRVHDWDFKRGTSVHVEGRLRIPIEIAGRPLDFSEAGIRIPIVHVKVASMLAERARGDVQLIPADIEGQPDQYLVLVATRLIRCIDEKASRILLWTHEDGEPDRVGQYRDVRDLRIDKAKVGGAKVFRPEGWEVALIISEEIKNALEHMGATGTRFTEV from the coding sequence ATGACCCAGCGCTTCTATAGGCTAGCTGACGACGTTAACGTCCCCCGCCGCTGGCACCTGGATACTCCCGTCGACAGCCAGGGCCAGAGGGTGCACGACTGGGACTTCAAGCGAGGAACGTCCGTACATGTGGAGGGACGCTTGAGAATTCCCATTGAGATCGCGGGCAGGCCGCTGGACTTCTCCGAGGCAGGAATCAGGATCCCCATCGTCCACGTCAAAGTGGCCTCCATGCTGGCGGAACGGGCTCGTGGTGACGTGCAACTGATCCCCGCAGACATTGAGGGTCAACCGGATCAATACCTCGTCCTCGTCGCAACGCGCCTCATCCGTTGCATTGACGAGAAGGCATCCAGGATTCTGCTCTGGACCCATGAAGATGGAGAACCGGACAGGGTTGGCCAATATCGGGACGTTCGGGACCTGCGCATCGACAAGGCAAAGGTGGGCGGCGCAAAGGTATTTCGCCCCGAGGGGTGGGAGGTCGCCCTGATCATCTCCGAGGAGATCAAGAACGCCCTAGAGCACATGGGCGCAACGGGCACGCGATTCACGGAGGTTTAA
- a CDS encoding AHH domain-containing protein codes for MLWRILWKVEALILAVLVGCTTTQQGIRMDSGAEGETLLYISRVATTKPVEVTPEQVTEAIRRLAREVRLTGSPRETVERLFQLDALYGDYLYLLRERKLVPLESGMPLEGALTEGEQKLVNRYKAWCRSAQGVEGDCLGALVGGKHLDMQGRYMLAMALSKSPVLKEFQKALGDMVSMRAVLQAAIGTVVTLLVLLALPEPITKFVAAWATAALVLWVGAFTLYNLVKGWFELMEEVKVATTFEEIREAGEKFGRLFSREAAQAFAMIVMALLTHSAKGFVEQVETLPGSAQVSLHAVEQEGVLLSEVGAVESVAVTEDGFRMALAPGAVAMATSGGRRNRVEDHHIGTIANEISTLRGGPWTPRLKRLFARAGMRLTDEENIVPLKGHKGPHPQRYHEIVYDRIDRALGDCRAIAQCQARLIRELQSLAEEIATPGTELNHLVTLGK; via the coding sequence ATGCTCTGGCGGATTCTCTGGAAGGTCGAAGCGCTGATTCTTGCGGTGCTCGTAGGGTGCACTACCACCCAGCAAGGGATCCGGATGGACTCGGGAGCCGAGGGAGAAACGCTGCTCTACATCTCCCGCGTCGCCACGACGAAGCCGGTGGAGGTGACACCGGAACAAGTCACCGAGGCGATCCGGAGACTGGCGCGCGAGGTGCGCTTGACGGGTTCACCCCGGGAGACAGTAGAACGGCTGTTTCAACTGGACGCGCTCTATGGGGATTACCTCTACCTGCTCCGAGAGCGAAAGCTCGTCCCTTTGGAGTCGGGCATGCCCCTGGAAGGAGCGTTGACGGAGGGGGAACAGAAACTCGTCAACCGTTACAAGGCATGGTGTCGGAGTGCTCAGGGGGTGGAGGGCGATTGCCTGGGCGCGCTCGTGGGGGGCAAACACCTGGACATGCAAGGCCGATACATGCTGGCCATGGCCTTGAGCAAGAGCCCCGTTCTAAAGGAGTTCCAGAAGGCGCTCGGTGACATGGTGAGCATGCGGGCCGTCCTGCAAGCAGCGATCGGCACGGTCGTCACGCTGCTCGTCCTGCTCGCGTTGCCTGAGCCCATAACCAAGTTTGTGGCCGCGTGGGCGACCGCAGCGCTCGTGCTGTGGGTCGGTGCCTTCACGCTCTACAACCTCGTGAAAGGCTGGTTCGAGTTGATGGAAGAGGTGAAGGTCGCCACCACCTTCGAGGAGATCCGCGAAGCAGGCGAGAAATTCGGCCGACTGTTCTCACGTGAAGCAGCGCAAGCTTTCGCCATGATCGTGATGGCGCTGCTCACGCACAGCGCGAAGGGGTTCGTGGAACAGGTGGAGACGCTGCCCGGATCGGCACAAGTGTCGCTCCATGCAGTTGAGCAGGAAGGAGTCCTGTTATCCGAGGTGGGCGCAGTGGAATCGGTAGCCGTGACGGAGGACGGATTCCGCATGGCGCTGGCCCCGGGCGCGGTGGCGATGGCGACAAGCGGCGGGCGTCGCAATCGCGTTGAGGATCACCACATCGGAACGATCGCGAACGAGATCTCGACCTTGCGTGGTGGCCCGTGGACCCCTCGCCTCAAGAGGCTTTTCGCCAGGGCGGGAATGCGGCTGACGGACGAAGAAAACATCGTGCCCCTCAAGGGGCACAAGGGGCCGCACCCGCAGCGATACCATGAGATCGTTTACGACCGCATCGACAGAGCGTTGGGAGACTGTCGCGCCATTGCGCAATGTCAGGCAAGGTTGATCCGCGAGCTCCAGAGCCTCGCAGAAGAGATCGCCACACCCGGCACGGAGTTGAACCACCTCGTCACCCTTGGGAAATGA
- a CDS encoding MFS transporter: protein MPESQVRALEVDERTRRRAIIAACSGNVFEWYDFTVYALFALSIAKAFFPGSDPTVELVKAFLAFGLGFVVRPLGAVLLGIYGDRSGRKAVLTATIGLMAVGTLIIAVSPTYAAIGVGAPLLLLAGRVLQGFSAGGEVGGAAALLIEHAPDHRRGEYASWLQASMAASNILGALVAFGVTSLLTQEQLDGFGWRLPFVIGLLIAPIGMWIRNTLDETPEFKREAEHRGDAPVRPLRTLVSEFPLRVLKGSSLSILWTVSSYVLVIFMPTYVQRSFGYTPSEAFTASLVGNVAMVAICVLAGIASDRLGRKTVLIAAALWLVVLVHPMIWLVQTQHGLASLIAAQTLLCIGVGCFVGVAPSTLAELFPARVRSTGVSVCYNLAVTLFSGFAPAVLAWLTGRGGVFAPGWYVIIAAVLAAPALVSLKPGLAPGPSISHGVSPSQG, encoded by the coding sequence ATGCCCGAGAGTCAGGTTCGAGCGTTGGAGGTTGATGAGCGCACCCGCCGCCGCGCGATCATCGCCGCCTGCAGCGGCAACGTCTTCGAGTGGTACGACTTCACCGTCTACGCCCTCTTCGCCCTCTCCATCGCCAAGGCCTTCTTTCCCGGCTCCGACCCGACCGTCGAGTTGGTGAAGGCCTTTCTCGCCTTCGGGCTGGGCTTCGTGGTGCGGCCCCTGGGGGCGGTGCTGCTCGGCATCTACGGCGACCGATCAGGTCGCAAGGCGGTGCTCACCGCCACCATCGGCCTGATGGCGGTGGGCACTCTGATCATCGCCGTCTCGCCGACCTATGCGGCCATCGGGGTCGGCGCGCCCTTGCTGCTGCTCGCTGGCCGTGTGCTGCAGGGCTTCTCAGCCGGCGGCGAGGTCGGTGGGGCGGCGGCGCTCCTGATCGAGCATGCACCCGACCACCGGCGCGGGGAGTACGCCTCTTGGCTACAGGCGAGCATGGCCGCCTCGAACATCCTGGGCGCCCTGGTGGCCTTCGGAGTGACCTCGCTGTTGACCCAAGAGCAGCTGGATGGCTTCGGCTGGCGCCTGCCGTTCGTGATCGGCCTGCTGATCGCGCCGATCGGCATGTGGATCCGCAACACCCTCGACGAGACGCCGGAGTTCAAGCGTGAGGCCGAGCACCGGGGCGACGCGCCCGTCCGGCCACTGAGGACGCTCGTGTCCGAGTTCCCGCTGAGGGTGCTGAAGGGCTCGAGCCTGTCGATCCTCTGGACGGTCTCCAGCTACGTCCTCGTCATCTTCATGCCGACCTACGTGCAGCGGAGCTTCGGCTACACCCCGTCCGAAGCCTTCACCGCCTCGCTGGTTGGCAACGTCGCCATGGTGGCCATCTGTGTCCTCGCCGGGATTGCCTCGGACCGCCTGGGCCGCAAGACCGTGCTGATTGCAGCGGCCCTGTGGCTGGTGGTGCTGGTCCACCCGATGATCTGGCTCGTGCAGACTCAGCACGGCCTCGCCTCGCTGATCGCCGCCCAGACCCTGCTGTGCATCGGCGTCGGCTGCTTCGTGGGAGTGGCCCCCTCGACGCTCGCCGAGTTGTTTCCGGCCCGCGTGCGCTCGACCGGGGTGTCGGTCTGCTACAACCTCGCCGTCACCCTGTTCAGTGGCTTCGCGCCGGCGGTGCTCGCCTGGCTCACGGGGCGCGGCGGCGTCTTCGCTCCCGGCTGGTATGTGATCATCGCCGCAGTGCTGGCGGCGCCCGCCCTCGTCAGCCTCAAGCCCGGTCTCGCGCCGGGCCCCTCCATCTCCCACGGCGTCAGCCCCTCACAGGGCTGA
- a CDS encoding MBL fold metallo-hydrolase, translating to MLTTVQAGPYTVRGISLGGVYTSLQVPELGVVLDAGVPIRSFAGTDMLFLSHGHPDHSSALGSLLGIRGLIGKTSPLQVFLPAEIETAVQDTLVAAGRLHRSSTTIQAFAMRPGEERHLSHGLWVRAFRTHHAGPSLGYQFLRRVTKLKPEHQGMPGEEIARLRKQGADLFEETERLELAYATDTLSDVLETAPEVLLSRVLILECTYLDAKHPVDSARERLHTHLEEIIARADRFQNEALVLMHFSQAYSPEQVHTVLQERLPALLKDRVRIFAPDSGRWFG from the coding sequence ATGCTGACCACCGTGCAGGCAGGGCCCTACACCGTCCGTGGAATCTCTCTCGGCGGCGTGTACACCTCGCTGCAAGTCCCCGAGCTGGGGGTGGTGCTCGACGCGGGCGTCCCTATCCGATCCTTCGCCGGAACGGACATGCTCTTCTTGAGCCACGGCCACCCGGATCACTCCAGCGCGTTGGGCTCCTTGCTGGGAATCCGGGGGTTGATCGGAAAGACGTCACCGCTTCAGGTGTTTCTCCCCGCGGAGATCGAAACCGCGGTTCAAGACACCTTGGTGGCCGCTGGGCGGCTGCATCGCTCCTCCACCACCATCCAGGCCTTCGCCATGCGACCGGGGGAGGAAAGACACCTCTCGCACGGTCTCTGGGTGCGGGCCTTCCGCACGCACCATGCGGGTCCATCTCTGGGCTACCAGTTCCTGCGCCGCGTCACCAAGCTGAAGCCCGAACACCAGGGAATGCCGGGCGAGGAGATCGCCCGCCTGCGCAAACAAGGCGCGGACCTCTTCGAGGAGACGGAGCGGCTCGAGCTGGCCTACGCCACCGACACGCTGTCGGACGTACTGGAGACGGCCCCCGAGGTCCTCCTCAGCCGCGTGCTGATCCTCGAATGCACGTACCTCGACGCGAAACACCCGGTGGATTCGGCCCGGGAGCGGCTGCACACCCACCTGGAGGAAATCATCGCCCGGGCCGACCGCTTCCAGAACGAGGCCCTGGTGCTGATGCACTTCAGCCAGGCCTACTCACCGGAGCAGGTCCACACCGTTCTCCAGGAACGGCTCCCTGCCCTCCTGAAGGACCGGGTGCGGATCTTCGCGCCAGACTCCGGCCGCTGGTTCGGCTGA
- a CDS encoding bifunctional metallophosphatase/5'-nucleotidase, with the protein MQVLSINDLHGNLEAPTGSNGSVRIALDGGVVTAGGAAYLAHHIAELRKDNPNTIVVSAGDLIGASPLVSAILHDEPTIEVMNEIGLDLNAVGNHEFDEGFTELRRMQNGGCHPVDGCQGSASFAGASFKFLSANVFTDVAAKQTLFPGYAIREFEGIKVAFIGMTLEGTPTIVNPSGIQGLTFQDEADTVNALIPTLNQQGVKAVVVIIHEGGMQVAEGLYDECNGISGAIVDIVNRFDKEVDLVVSGHTHQAYNCVLNGIRVTSGASYGRIVTDVDMVLNNITNDVKSVTARNVIVTRDTADAPVDTLVKGYVAKAAPLRDKVVGNTPSDLLRPVRVPSATNSGESVLGNVIADAMLAITQAPEKGGAVIALMNPGGIRADISAGEVTYGEIFAVQPFANNVATLTLTGDQLRRVLEQQFPPINANPSIMQVSQGFSYTFSVSAPTGSKVDASSLTLNGQPIGATTTYRVSMNNFMASGGDNYSVFTEGKDLLIGPIDVDALEVYMRANNPLTVPALGRIKVVP; encoded by the coding sequence GTGCAGGTGCTCTCCATCAACGATCTCCACGGCAACCTGGAAGCCCCCACGGGCAGCAACGGCTCCGTTCGGATCGCGTTGGACGGCGGGGTGGTGACCGCGGGCGGCGCGGCGTATCTCGCCCACCACATCGCGGAGCTGCGCAAGGACAACCCCAACACGATCGTCGTGTCCGCGGGTGACCTGATCGGTGCCTCGCCGCTGGTCTCGGCGATCCTCCATGACGAGCCCACCATCGAGGTGATGAACGAGATCGGCCTGGACCTCAACGCCGTGGGCAACCACGAGTTCGACGAGGGCTTCACCGAGCTGAGGCGCATGCAGAACGGTGGGTGTCACCCGGTGGATGGTTGCCAAGGCAGCGCGAGCTTCGCAGGCGCGAGTTTCAAGTTCCTCTCGGCCAACGTCTTCACGGATGTGGCGGCCAAGCAGACGCTCTTCCCGGGCTATGCCATCCGCGAGTTCGAGGGCATCAAGGTCGCCTTCATCGGGATGACGCTGGAGGGCACGCCCACCATCGTCAACCCGAGCGGTATCCAGGGGCTCACGTTCCAGGACGAGGCGGACACCGTCAACGCACTCATCCCCACGCTGAACCAGCAGGGCGTGAAGGCCGTCGTGGTCATCATCCACGAGGGTGGCATGCAGGTGGCGGAGGGGCTGTACGACGAGTGCAATGGCATCTCGGGTGCCATCGTGGACATCGTCAACCGGTTCGACAAGGAAGTGGACCTGGTGGTCTCGGGCCACACGCATCAGGCGTACAACTGCGTGCTCAACGGCATCCGCGTCACCAGTGGCGCCAGCTACGGGCGCATCGTCACGGACGTCGACATGGTCCTGAACAACATCACCAATGACGTGAAGTCGGTGACCGCGCGCAACGTCATCGTCACCCGCGACACGGCGGATGCCCCCGTGGACACGCTGGTGAAGGGCTACGTCGCCAAGGCCGCGCCCCTGCGGGACAAGGTCGTCGGCAACACGCCGAGCGATCTGCTCCGGCCGGTCCGCGTCCCCTCGGCCACCAACTCGGGCGAGTCCGTGCTCGGCAACGTCATCGCGGACGCGATGCTCGCGATCACCCAGGCTCCGGAGAAGGGCGGGGCGGTCATCGCCCTCATGAACCCGGGCGGCATCCGCGCCGACATCAGCGCAGGGGAGGTCACCTATGGGGAGATCTTCGCGGTGCAGCCCTTCGCCAACAACGTGGCGACCCTGACGCTCACCGGTGATCAGCTCAGGCGAGTGCTGGAGCAGCAGTTCCCGCCCATCAACGCCAACCCGTCGATCATGCAGGTCTCCCAGGGTTTCTCCTACACCTTCTCGGTGTCGGCGCCCACGGGCAGCAAGGTGGATGCCTCTTCGCTCACCCTCAACGGACAGCCCATCGGGGCGACGACGACCTACCGGGTCTCGATGAACAACTTCATGGCCTCGGGCGGTGACAACTACTCCGTGTTCACCGAAGGCAAGGACCTGCTCATCGGCCCCATCGACGTGGACGCGCTGGAGGTCTACATGCGCGCCAACAATCCGCTGACCGTTCCCGCGCTGGGCCGGATCAAGGTGGTGCCGTAG
- a CDS encoding HD domain-containing protein, producing MKTKAPPPIAHLAGRATLPLIEAYLEFNHLKQLYRQGWLRVGVPPERCESVGEHSLGVALLCLFIAESWFPEADAFKTVRIALLHDLGEARVGDITPHDGVDRAQKHALERRAVEQILGKLPRGAEYLALWDEYEQGSSFEARLVRQVDRLEMGLQACVYEHQGMGDLSQFFASAQNVMETPPLRALFEELQTLRPPAR from the coding sequence ATGAAGACCAAAGCCCCGCCTCCCATCGCCCACCTGGCTGGGAGGGCGACCCTGCCTCTCATCGAGGCCTACCTCGAGTTCAACCACCTCAAGCAGCTCTATCGGCAGGGCTGGCTGCGCGTGGGGGTGCCCCCGGAGCGCTGTGAGAGCGTCGGTGAGCACTCGCTGGGGGTGGCGCTGCTGTGCCTGTTCATCGCCGAGAGCTGGTTTCCCGAGGCGGATGCCTTCAAGACCGTGCGCATCGCGCTGCTGCACGATCTGGGCGAAGCCCGGGTGGGCGACATCACCCCCCACGATGGTGTGGACCGTGCACAGAAGCATGCCCTGGAGCGCCGGGCCGTGGAGCAGATCCTCGGCAAGCTGCCCCGCGGCGCGGAGTACCTGGCGCTCTGGGATGAGTACGAGCAGGGCTCCTCGTTCGAGGCCCGGCTCGTCCGGCAAGTGGACCGGCTGGAGATGGGGCTCCAGGCGTGTGTCTACGAGCACCAGGGCATGGGGGACCTCTCCCAGTTTTTCGCCTCCGCCCAGAATGTGATGGAGACGCCCCCGCTTCGCGCCCTGTTCGAGGAGCTCCAAACCCTGCGGCCCCCCGCGCGGTGA